Proteins from a genomic interval of Equus quagga isolate Etosha38 chromosome 13, UCLA_HA_Equagga_1.0, whole genome shotgun sequence:
- the TRAPPC6A gene encoding trafficking protein particle complex subunit 6A isoform X9 → MIPTPAPGFTESSGTLESRPPLAQHPLPVLLGAEPCVCGRSAGPPPPRSCLPPRALHLSPLCLPTQGQNMSLSVLEGMGFRVGQALGESLARRPPSISLAQVSAAAPQAVPGDAGLQGGAGHPQVPVQRPVDGRVPEADGQPPHQPPGDLRPAGQQFPPPHPDGLRPAVSGGSTQVTCAPRPQFLAFTCGLLRGTLCTLGVKSLVTASVAALPACKFQVVIQKS, encoded by the exons ATGATCCCGACCCCGGCCCCGGG GTTCACAGAGAGCAGCGGCACGCTCGAGTCCCGACCGCCACTTGCTCAGCATCCGCTTCCTGTCCTCCTGGGTGCGGAGCCCTGTGTGTGCGGAAGGTCGGCCGGGCCCCCACCCCCACGGAGCTGCCTCCCTCCCCGGGCTCTGCACCTGTCTCCCCTCTGCTTGCCCACCCAG GGACAGAATATGAGCCTGTCTGTGCTGGAGGGCATGGGCTTCCgtgtgggccaggccctgggcgaGAG CCTGGCCCGGCGACCCCCCAGCATCAGCCTGGCCCAAGTGTCTGCCGCTGCCCCCCAGGCTGTCCCGGGAGACGCTGGCCTACAGGGAGGAGCTGGACATCCTCAAGTTCCTGTGCAAAGACCTGTGGATGGCCGTGTTCCAGAAGCAGATGGACAGCCTCCGCACCAACCACCAG GGGACCTACGTCCTGCAGGACAACAGTTTCCCCCTCCTCATCCGGATGGCCTCAGGCCTGCAGTATCTGGAGGAAGCACCCAAG TGACctgtgccccccgcccccagttcCTGGCCTTCACCTGCGGCCTCCTGCGTGGCACCCTCTGCACCCTGGGCGTCAAGAGCCTGGTCACCGCCTCCGTGGCAGCCCTGCCTGCCT GTAAGTTCCAGGTGGTGATCCAGAAATCCTga
- the TRAPPC6A gene encoding trafficking protein particle complex subunit 6A isoform X12, whose translation MIPTPAPGFTESSGTLESRPPLAQHPLPVLLGAEPCVCGRSAGPPPPRSCLPPRALHLSPLCLPTQGQNMSLSVLEGMGFRVGQALGERLSRETLAYREELDILKFLCKDLWMAVFQKQMDSLRTNHQASPLPRGPTSCRTTVSPSSSGWPQACSIWRKHPSDLCPPPPVPGLHLRPPAWHPLHPGRQEPGHRLRGSPACL comes from the exons ATGATCCCGACCCCGGCCCCGGG GTTCACAGAGAGCAGCGGCACGCTCGAGTCCCGACCGCCACTTGCTCAGCATCCGCTTCCTGTCCTCCTGGGTGCGGAGCCCTGTGTGTGCGGAAGGTCGGCCGGGCCCCCACCCCCACGGAGCTGCCTCCCTCCCCGGGCTCTGCACCTGTCTCCCCTCTGCTTGCCCACCCAG GGACAGAATATGAGCCTGTCTGTGCTGGAGGGCATGGGCTTCCgtgtgggccaggccctgggcgaGAG GCTGTCCCGGGAGACGCTGGCCTACAGGGAGGAGCTGGACATCCTCAAGTTCCTGTGCAAAGACCTGTGGATGGCCGTGTTCCAGAAGCAGATGGACAGCCTCCGCACCAACCACCAG GCTTCTCCTCTGCCCAGGGGACCTACGTCCTGCAGGACAACAGTTTCCCCCTCCTCATCCGGATGGCCTCAGGCCTGCAGTATCTGGAGGAAGCACCCAAG TGACctgtgccccccgcccccagttcCTGGCCTTCACCTGCGGCCTCCTGCGTGGCACCCTCTGCACCCTGGGCGTCAAGAGCCTGGTCACCGCCTCCGTGGCAGCCCTGCCTGCCT GTAA
- the TRAPPC6A gene encoding trafficking protein particle complex subunit 6A isoform X4: MIPTPAPGFTESSGTLESRPPLAQHPLPVLLGAEPCVCGRSAGPPPPRSCLPPRALHLSPLCLPTQGQNMSLSVLEGMGFRVGQALGERNPAWLPPSSSPWAPQAWPGDPPASAWPKCLPLPPRLSRETLAYREELDILKFLCKDLWMAVFQKQMDSLRTNHQASPLPRGPTSCRTTVSPSSSGWPQACSIWRKHPSDLCPPPPVPGLHLRPPAWHPLHPGRQEPGHRLRGSPACL, translated from the exons ATGATCCCGACCCCGGCCCCGGG GTTCACAGAGAGCAGCGGCACGCTCGAGTCCCGACCGCCACTTGCTCAGCATCCGCTTCCTGTCCTCCTGGGTGCGGAGCCCTGTGTGTGCGGAAGGTCGGCCGGGCCCCCACCCCCACGGAGCTGCCTCCCTCCCCGGGCTCTGCACCTGTCTCCCCTCTGCTTGCCCACCCAG GGACAGAATATGAGCCTGTCTGTGCTGGAGGGCATGGGCTTCCgtgtgggccaggccctgggcgaGAG GAACCCAGCCtggcttcctccttcttcctcaccCTGGGCTCCTCAAGCCTGGCCCGGCGACCCCCCAGCATCAGCCTGGCCCAAGTGTCTGCCGCTGCCCCCCAGGCTGTCCCGGGAGACGCTGGCCTACAGGGAGGAGCTGGACATCCTCAAGTTCCTGTGCAAAGACCTGTGGATGGCCGTGTTCCAGAAGCAGATGGACAGCCTCCGCACCAACCACCAG GCTTCTCCTCTGCCCAGGGGACCTACGTCCTGCAGGACAACAGTTTCCCCCTCCTCATCCGGATGGCCTCAGGCCTGCAGTATCTGGAGGAAGCACCCAAG TGACctgtgccccccgcccccagttcCTGGCCTTCACCTGCGGCCTCCTGCGTGGCACCCTCTGCACCCTGGGCGTCAAGAGCCTGGTCACCGCCTCCGTGGCAGCCCTGCCTGCCT GTAA
- the TRAPPC6A gene encoding trafficking protein particle complex subunit 6A isoform X14: protein MIPTPAPGFTESSGTLESRPPLAQHPLPVLLGAEPCVCGRSAGPPPPRSCLPPRALHLSPLCLPTQGQNMSLSVLEGMGFRVGQALGERLSRETLAYREELDILKFLCKDLWMAVFQKQMDSLRTNHQGTYVLQDNSFPLLIRMASGLQYLEEAPKFLAFTCGLLRGTLCTLGVKSLVTASVAALPACKFQVVIQKS from the exons ATGATCCCGACCCCGGCCCCGGG GTTCACAGAGAGCAGCGGCACGCTCGAGTCCCGACCGCCACTTGCTCAGCATCCGCTTCCTGTCCTCCTGGGTGCGGAGCCCTGTGTGTGCGGAAGGTCGGCCGGGCCCCCACCCCCACGGAGCTGCCTCCCTCCCCGGGCTCTGCACCTGTCTCCCCTCTGCTTGCCCACCCAG GGACAGAATATGAGCCTGTCTGTGCTGGAGGGCATGGGCTTCCgtgtgggccaggccctgggcgaGAG GCTGTCCCGGGAGACGCTGGCCTACAGGGAGGAGCTGGACATCCTCAAGTTCCTGTGCAAAGACCTGTGGATGGCCGTGTTCCAGAAGCAGATGGACAGCCTCCGCACCAACCACCAG GGGACCTACGTCCTGCAGGACAACAGTTTCCCCCTCCTCATCCGGATGGCCTCAGGCCTGCAGTATCTGGAGGAAGCACCCAAG ttcCTGGCCTTCACCTGCGGCCTCCTGCGTGGCACCCTCTGCACCCTGGGCGTCAAGAGCCTGGTCACCGCCTCCGTGGCAGCCCTGCCTGCCT GTAAGTTCCAGGTGGTGATCCAGAAATCCTga
- the TRAPPC6A gene encoding trafficking protein particle complex subunit 6A isoform X16: protein MIPTPAPGFTESSGTLESRPPLAQHPLPVLLGAEPCVCGRSAGPPPPRSCLPPRALHLSPLCLPTQGQNMSLSVLEGMGFRVGQALGERNPAWLPPSSSPWAPQAWPGDPPASAWPKCLPLPPRLSRETLAYREELDILKFLCKDLWMAVFQKQMDSLRTNHQGTYVLQDNSFPLLIRMASGLQYLEEAPK from the exons ATGATCCCGACCCCGGCCCCGGG GTTCACAGAGAGCAGCGGCACGCTCGAGTCCCGACCGCCACTTGCTCAGCATCCGCTTCCTGTCCTCCTGGGTGCGGAGCCCTGTGTGTGCGGAAGGTCGGCCGGGCCCCCACCCCCACGGAGCTGCCTCCCTCCCCGGGCTCTGCACCTGTCTCCCCTCTGCTTGCCCACCCAG GGACAGAATATGAGCCTGTCTGTGCTGGAGGGCATGGGCTTCCgtgtgggccaggccctgggcgaGAG GAACCCAGCCtggcttcctccttcttcctcaccCTGGGCTCCTCAAGCCTGGCCCGGCGACCCCCCAGCATCAGCCTGGCCCAAGTGTCTGCCGCTGCCCCCCAGGCTGTCCCGGGAGACGCTGGCCTACAGGGAGGAGCTGGACATCCTCAAGTTCCTGTGCAAAGACCTGTGGATGGCCGTGTTCCAGAAGCAGATGGACAGCCTCCGCACCAACCACCAG GGGACCTACGTCCTGCAGGACAACAGTTTCCCCCTCCTCATCCGGATGGCCTCAGGCCTGCAGTATCTGGAGGAAGCACCCAAG TGA